A single genomic interval of Aedes aegypti strain LVP_AGWG chromosome 1, AaegL5.0 Primary Assembly, whole genome shotgun sequence harbors:
- the LOC5579160 gene encoding uncharacterized protein LOC5579160, whose protein sequence is MADPSSAASMPVPRPRQRPNNATSSDKVNNNSYTLTPSHDEPDCISTGNPSIPSIYPKLDQDSVPSLYRKLDYENFEIPHPKSGGTPKVQNNNPGPDVSSRPVPAPRRTKVVVQEDQGGSSNYQNVTPALATSTSAPTTGAVKRPPPSVPTPPSPGITTVRNDLRGKGSETTSSPKTSSSKMFSFEGEPLPGLGNSTESDGVSIGSGDSGRKYKTTSPGELFKSIGMTSKLLRESITERVTHKSKKVATKLDKNFKSWGTEATSKFKSVSKSINSLAEDKLSLSLARNKEGKTSRSNSTTDDQEFLERRQTVPPENSDLIKNIQFNSPLNNKVYNQEDLTKGSSSSSTYDIPKSAKRTNFEEPPPYADSAKSKSNSSMSLASASSSSTNPPTTGIFSRNTGLSQSLYSKVVPKKDRNGGFPSPGPLRQKNKSESNLHESKFYIDSVREVDIGSSSEDLPPPKGPAPVLHGKEASVSRENPYGKLNIIPRSPCSSSSEEDNNLPEMLKRIKIRKKTENYENVAMGSSSAPDSRRATCNSVNRVFSRRSSSIDELRNNLNLRSDSWNFYDISNQDGRQVDEEDGDSSRISTPEPTYANDAQLYGQICEMETSLLKPEPLGSRPSKHDYDEVSISDIIDEFDPLAHRRSLAVIMEKTGQNDELALIENILSAESYGQRVKLHSSDENLAPEDMPKELPKPPKRSDSLLESSTKEDPGPPNKDPPPIPRRKKSRSPKRSTIIHQNLNLPSDSMENLVDEEEIEPYLARVDESEASQEPADLSYPSSSQGPQTSWFVPDDATEPEPDKFLKTTNVNPLNEKNDSKQVEKIQKELPTELTRIHEDDSYLPSYMEAIGAVDSGEPLPGPSSSKSSVKSKLMNALKRKSSFKSKGDTRTVLEMVPKPPLTERLISHQGHVLKFPSGMIGDVFNELTPRSAVLKEKIIQTYQDPQKTQPKETFHLKFILSLQCVVQHKFNNEGGPDLHCFEIVLALPKKEGSFGSNQQLVTNPNLVITSNNSGNVKTLRQSYMFGVHKRSDRNLWMAKILQSVTEVFPDTCLAEFTRAGWCYMKKSVSSTWSGAWLLLAKRRLYFFNYQDRQLEQLDLRKARCIGGIESDESVRNLHTEAGPSLFIDCPPYATLYFIMASPRETQIWKKIIKDTAHKNGSSLHSQQLTKNDVPVLIDKCINFIYAHGSMSEGIYRKSGSASQVAKILQLFKEDAFAVQLIRAEFSEYDVAGALKKFIRDIPNSFFGSYSISFVSITSLKSAKDKIDSYKELLSRLPNVEYHALKKLIGHLSFIASLERHNKMGVPNLAMIWGSTLMANSTQNQEAEQYTYCQEEADVVADLIKLYKNLFTITPEEVKKEQLMLKVLQKYHAAAENLSDTVKDSGDLKVWIAIECDEGSSKAASEEKTQINVTITPTKTASDICKELAAKTPFQWYKLTLYEVIGDGSLIRPVHYSEKALEIVLRWTYWNDADRKNNYLSIRQTTTLNDVYRHIQKSPLLTPTTELKFADRKTKTLRSYKLQLIGKEIVVLKRVDKKDKGLYEELTKIDLGKVQAYIGREAKRDQSSLRWAITLVEHDFKKRTRDAPFIGHLFGGVDFNDQVLWYSSILYSLHRDDILPSSDLFF, encoded by the exons ATGGCAGATCCTTCATCGGCAGCCTCAATGCCGGTCCCAAGACCACGTCAACGACCCAACAACGCCACGTCCTCAGACAAAGTCAACAACAATAGCTATACACTTACCCCCAGTCACGATGAGCCGGACTGCATCAGTACCGGCAACCCATCCATTCCGTCTATCTACCCAAAGCTGGATCAGGATTCCGTCCCGTCCCTATACCGTAAGCTGGACTACGAAAACTTCGAAATTCCTCATCCGAAAAGCGGTGGTACCCCAAAAGTCCAGAACAACAATCCAGGGCCAGATGTCAGCTCGCGACCTGTTCCTGCGCCGAGGCGTACCAAGGTCGTCGTCCAGGAGGATCAGGGAGGCTCAAGTAACTACCAGAACGTTACGCCAGCTCTGGCAACCTCCACGTCAGCCCCGACAACCGGTGCCGTAAAGAGACCTCCTCCAAGTGTGCCAACTCCACCCAGTCCCGGAATCACGACCGTTCGCAACGATCTTCGGGGGAAGGGCTCGGAAACGACGAGTTCACCCAAGACCAGCAGTAGCAAAATGTTCAGCTTCGAGGGTGAGCCTCTGCCGGGGTTGGGGAATTCGACCGAATCGGATGGAGTTTCGATTGGAAGTGGCGACAGTGGGCGAAAGTACAAGACTACTTCTCCAGG GGAACTGTTCAAATCGATTGGGATGACGTCGAAACTGCTGAGGGAGTCCATCACCGAGCGGGTGACGCACAAGTCCAAGAAGGTTGCCACCAAGTTGGATAAGAACTTCAAGAGCTGGGGAACGGAGGCTACGAGTAAATTTAAGAGTGTCAGCAAATCGATCAATAGCTTGGCGGAGGATAAGCTGTCGCTGTCGTTGGCGCGCAATAAGGAGGGTAAGACGAGCCGCAGTAACAGTACGACTGATGAtcaagaatttttggagagacGGCAAACCGTACCGCCGGAGAACAGTGATCTCATCAAGAACATTCAGTTCAACAGTCCGTTGAACAACAAAGTTTACAACCAGGAGGACCTGACCAAGGGTTCCAGCTCCTCATCAACTTACGACATTCCCAAAAGTGCCAAAAGGACAAACTTTGAAGAGCCTCCGCCGTATGCGGACTCAGCGAAGTCCAAGTCGAACAGTAGCATGAGTTTGGCGTCGGCGTCGTCCTCGTCGACCAATCCTCCCACGACTGGGATATTCTCCAGAAACACCGGACTGAGTCAGAGTTTGTACAGTAAGGTAGTGCCAAAGAAGGACCGCAATGGAGGTTTCCCCTCGCCAGGACCCTTGCGACAGAAAAATAAGAGTGAATCGAATCTGCACGAGAGTAAGTTCTACATCGATTCAGTACGGGAGGTGGACATCGGAAGCAGTTCCGAGGATTTGCCACCTCCGAAGGGCCCCGCGCCGGTACTTCACGGTAAAGAAGCTTCCGTGTCGCGTGAGAATCCGTACGGTAAGCTGAATATCATTCCTCGATCGCCTTGCAGCAGCTCGTCGGAGGAAGATAACAATCTGCCGGAGATGCTGAAGCGCATCAAGATACGGAAGAAAACCGAGAACTACGAAAACGTCGCGATGGGTAGCTCTTCGGCCCCAGATTCAAGGAGAGCTACCTGCAACTCTGTGAACCGCGTCTTTTCTCGTAGATCATCTTCGATCGATGAACTGCGCAACAACCTTAATTTGCGATCAGACTCGTGGAACTTTTACGACATTAGCAATCAGGATGGGCGACAGGTGGATGAGGAGGATGGAGATAGCTCGAGGATAAGTACTCCAGAGCCGACTTACGCTAACGATGCTCAGCTCTATGGACAAATTTGCGAGATGGAGACGTCGCTGTTGAAACCGGAGCCGCTAGGCTCTCGACCGTCAAAGCACGATTACGATGAGGTTTCGATATCGGACATCATCGATGAGTTCGATCCGTTGGCTCATCGACGATCGTTGGCGGTGATCATGGAGAAGACTGGACAGAACGACGAGCTGGCACTGATAGAGAACATCTTGAGTGCGGAGTCCTATGGGCAAAGAGTCAAACTGCATTCCTCGGACGAAAATCTCGCACCGGAAGATATGCCCAAAGAGCTGCCGAAACCACCGAAGCGATCAGACTCACTTCTGGAGTCATCGACGAAGGAAGATCCTGGCCCACCGAACAAGGATCCACCTCCAATTCCACGACGGAAGAAATCCCGCAGCCCCAAGAGGAGCACGATCATCCATCAGAATCTGAACCTGCCGTCGGACAGCATGGAAAATCTGGTGGACGAGGAGGAGATAGAACCGTATCTAGCAAGGGTAGATGAATCGGAAGCGAGTCAAGAACCGGCTGACTTGAGTTACCCATCCAGCAGTCAAGGACCTCAAACGAGTTGGTTTGTGCCGGATGATGCCACAGAGCCAGAACCCGACAAGTTCCTCAAAACTACGAATGTGAACCCGCTGAACGAGAAGAACGACAGCAAACAGGTGGAGAAGATTCAGAAGGAACTGCCAACGGAGTTAACGCGAATCCACGAAGACGATTCGTACCTTCCGTCGTATATGGAAGCGATCGGTGCGGTGGATTCGGGTGAGCCTTTGCCTGGGCCTTCTTCCAGCAAATCCAGCGTCAAGTCCAAGCTGATGAATGCCCTGAAGCGCAAGTCCAGTTTCAAATCGAAGGGTGACACTCGAACGGTGCTGGAGATGGTTCCGAAGCCACCGCTGACCGAGCGGCTAATCAGCCATCAAGGACATGTGTTGAAGTTCCCATCCGGCATGATCGGCGATGTGTTCAACGAGTTGACTCCGAGATCGGCTGTGCTGAAGGAGAAGATCATTCAGACCTACCAGGacccgcaaaaaactcaacccAAAGAGACATTCCACTTGAAGTTCATTCTGAGCTTGCAGTGCGTAGTTCAACACAAGTTCAACAACGAGGGAGGGCCGGATCTACACTGCTTTGAAATCGTGCTGGCATTGCCGAAGAAGGAAGGAAGCTTCGGCTCCAACCAGCAATTGGTGACGAACCCAAATCTGGTCATCACGAGTAACAACAGCGGGAATGTGAAGACCTTGAGGCAGTCATACATGTTCGGAGTGCACAAGCGATCGGATAGGAATTTGTGGATGGCGAAGATATTGCAATCGGTGACAGAGGTGTTCCCGGATACGTGTCTGGCGGAGTTCACCCGAGCTGGTTGGTGTTACATGAAGAAGTCCGTTTCGTCGACCTGGAGCGGAGCTTGGTTGCTGTTGGCGAAGCGTCGGTTGTACTTCTTCAACTATCAGGATCGACAGCTGGAACAGCTGGACTTGCGAAAAGCACGTTGCATCGGAGGTATTGAATCGGATGAATCGGTCCGAAACCTACATACGGAAGCAGGGCCATCACTATTCATCGATTGTCCACCTTACGCTACGCTGTACTTCATTATGGCTTCGCCGAGGGAGACCCAGATATGGAAGAAAATCATCAAGGATACGGCGCACAAGAACGGCAGCAGCTTACACAGCCAGCAGTTGACCAAGAACGACGTCCCCGTGCTGATCGACAAGTGCATCAACTTCATCTACGCTCATGGTTCGATGTCCGAGGGAATCTACCGCAAGTCCGGATCAGCCAGCCAGGTCGCGAAAATCCTACAACTGTTCAAGGAGGATGCCTTTGCGGTGCAGCTTATTCGGGCAGAGTTCAGCGAATACGACGTCGCTGGAGCGCTAAAGAAGTTCATCCGGGACATTCCGAATTCGTTCTTTGGAAGCTACTCGATCAGTTTCGTCAGTATTACCAGCCTGAAGTCTGCCAAGGACAAGATCGATTCCTACAAGGAATTGCTCTCGCGTCTACCCAATGTCGAGTACCACGCGTTGAAAAAGTTGATCGGTCACTTGAGCTTCATTGCGTCGCTGGAGAGACACAACAAGATGGGCGTTCCAAACCTGGCCATGATCTGGGGATCAACGCTAATGGCGAACTCCACACAGAATCAGGAAGCCGAACAGTATACGTACTGTCAGGAGGAAGCGGACGTGGTAGCGGACTTGATCAAGCTGTACAAAAATCTGTTCACGATCACTCCGGAGGAGGTCAAGAAGGAGCAGCTGATGCTGAAAGTGTTGCAGAAATATCACGCCGCAGCGGAAAACCTCTCCGATACGGTGAAGGACTCCGGCGATTTGAAGGTCTGGATCGCGATCGAGTGCGACGAGGGAAGCAGCAAGGCGGCGAGTGAGGAGAAAACGCAGATCAACGTTACGATCACCCCGACCAAAACGGCGTCGGATATTTGCAAGGAGCTTGCCGCGAAGACGCCATTCCAGTGGTACAAATTGACCTTGTACGAAGTGATTGGGGACGGTTCGTTGATTCGACCCGTGCACTACAGCGAGAAGGCGTTGGAGATCGTGCTGAG GTGGACCTACTGGAACGACGCGGATCGGAAGAACAACTACCTGTCGATAAGGCAGACCACCACGTTGAACGACGTCTACCGACACATCCAGAAGTCTCCGCTCTTAACGCCTACCACCGAGCTGAAATTCGCCGATCGGAAAACGAAGACCCTGCGGAGCTACAAGCTGCAGCTGATCGGGAAGGAGATCGTTGTGCTGAAAAGGGTCGACAAGAAGGATAAGGGTCTGTACGAGGAGCTGACGAAGATCGATCTCGGCAAGGTCCAAGCCTATATCGGGAGGGAAGCCAAGCGGGATCAGTCGAGTCTCCGGTGGGCGATCACTCTGGTGGAGCATGATTTTAAGAAGAG GACACGCGACGCCCCCTTCATCGGCCATCTGTTCGGAGGAGTGGATTTCAACGATCAAGTCCTGTGGTATTCCAGCATCCTGTACAGTCTACACAGGGATGACATCCTGCCGAGTAGCGATTTGTTCTTCTAG